In Winkia neuii, a genomic segment contains:
- a CDS encoding cobalamin-independent methionine synthase II family protein: MTKIETTHVGSLPRTSELLDANKRRSEGRISETEFAQILTDSVQDVVRRQKDIGIDIVNEGEYGHITSGAVDYGAWWNYSFSRMGGLTMTNEDRWAAQDIVRSEPGKIRLTSFPDRRDRAKFRDAYEDPNSGILGGRASVGNPKITGPLTYTAGEQVGADIDLLTKAMKDNGIAKGFIAALSPGSAARIKNEYYATDADVVEACADVMAEEYKAIAEAGLTVQLDAPDLAESWDQINPEPTIADYQKWLQIRIDAINKAISGIAPEQVRLHICWGSWHGPHTTDIPFEAIIEQCLQVNAGQFSFEGSSPRHAHEWKIWKKYQLPAGRKIVPGVVCHSTNVVEHPELVAERIIRFAEVVGPENVIASTDCGLGGRVHSQIAWAKLEALAQGAEIASERLF, encoded by the coding sequence ATGACCAAAATAGAAACCACTCACGTTGGTTCACTGCCACGTACTTCGGAACTATTGGATGCGAACAAGAGGCGTTCGGAAGGAAGAATCTCCGAAACCGAGTTTGCGCAGATCCTTACCGATTCCGTGCAGGACGTGGTTCGCCGCCAGAAAGACATCGGGATCGACATCGTCAACGAGGGCGAGTACGGGCACATCACTTCCGGTGCGGTTGACTACGGCGCCTGGTGGAATTACTCGTTCTCCCGCATGGGTGGGCTAACCATGACCAACGAAGACCGGTGGGCAGCCCAAGACATTGTGCGTTCTGAACCCGGAAAGATTCGACTAACCTCGTTTCCTGACCGGCGTGACCGCGCAAAATTCCGCGATGCATACGAGGATCCTAATTCCGGCATCCTCGGGGGAAGAGCCTCGGTTGGAAATCCGAAAATTACCGGACCGCTAACCTACACCGCCGGCGAGCAGGTAGGTGCTGATATCGACTTGCTCACCAAAGCCATGAAGGATAACGGAATTGCAAAAGGATTTATTGCAGCACTTTCGCCGGGATCTGCGGCCCGAATCAAGAACGAATACTATGCCACCGATGCTGACGTCGTAGAAGCTTGCGCCGATGTGATGGCCGAGGAATACAAAGCCATTGCCGAGGCCGGACTTACCGTTCAACTCGATGCCCCAGATTTGGCTGAGTCCTGGGACCAGATCAATCCGGAACCCACCATTGCCGACTACCAAAAATGGTTGCAGATTCGAATCGATGCCATTAATAAGGCGATCTCCGGGATCGCTCCGGAGCAGGTGCGACTGCACATCTGTTGGGGTTCTTGGCACGGACCACATACGACAGACATTCCGTTCGAAGCAATCATTGAGCAGTGCCTGCAGGTAAATGCCGGGCAGTTCAGTTTTGAAGGATCTTCGCCCAGACATGCCCACGAATGGAAAATTTGGAAGAAATACCAGCTTCCAGCCGGCCGAAAGATTGTGCCCGGGGTAGTCTGCCATTCGACCAACGTGGTGGAACATCCGGAGCTTGTCGCAGAACGCATCATTCGTTTTGCCGAGGTCGTAGGCCCAGAAAACGTAATCGCTTCCACCGACTGCGGCCTGGGAGGGAGGGTGCATTCCCAGATCGCATGGGCAAAGCTAGAGGCACTCGCACAGGGCGCCGAGATAGCTAGTGAGCGGCTATTCTAA
- the cimA gene encoding citramalate synthase, protein MERTRIAIYDTTLRDGAQQEGISLSVADKLRIVKALDKIGIAYVEGGWPGMGPKDSEFFTKAGELSLVNAQLCAFGATAKPHVPAASDPQVAALAGCCAPQVTLVAKADEIHVQKALHTDLSENLRMVADTVAFLCSQGKQVMVDLEHCFDSLHRSDYALRVADTALRNGAHTVIACDTNGGTLPGQIFAHTKALVERFGDAVGIHAHNDSGCANANAVVAVEAGARQVQVTANGYGERTGNSNLFTTIANLELKMGCKTLADPTRLADLTHLSHRISEITNISPFARDPYVGASAFAHKGGLHASAMKVDPALYQHVNPEQVGNSRRMLVSEMSGRALVEMKAAELGIPATDPTLLRKVTNAVKEREARGYTYDAADASFALLVRYLQGNLPHYFEVESWHAQVLALAPNTATPGGRTRAKAEVSLTAGGAQVIRSCAGNGPVNALDHAFSGALAQFYPTVQKLKLIDFKVRILDEDHGSDATVRVLLEAAGPTGTWTTVGVGTDLIEASWEALADSYIYGLLEEGISPLE, encoded by the coding sequence ATGGAGCGCACACGGATAGCTATATACGACACCACCCTTCGCGATGGTGCCCAACAGGAAGGTATCTCCCTTTCTGTCGCAGATAAGCTTCGCATTGTGAAGGCACTCGACAAGATTGGGATCGCTTATGTCGAGGGCGGATGGCCCGGAATGGGCCCCAAGGATAGCGAGTTTTTTACCAAAGCGGGTGAATTATCACTCGTAAACGCCCAGCTTTGCGCTTTTGGCGCTACCGCCAAACCGCACGTTCCGGCTGCTAGCGATCCGCAGGTAGCGGCGCTTGCCGGGTGCTGCGCTCCCCAGGTGACGTTGGTGGCGAAGGCTGACGAGATACATGTGCAAAAAGCTCTTCACACAGATCTTTCCGAAAATTTGCGGATGGTGGCTGACACGGTTGCCTTTCTTTGCAGTCAAGGCAAACAGGTAATGGTTGACCTGGAGCATTGTTTTGATTCCCTGCACCGTAGCGACTACGCCCTCAGGGTTGCCGATACTGCTCTTAGAAATGGCGCTCACACAGTCATTGCGTGCGACACCAATGGAGGTACCCTGCCGGGGCAAATCTTCGCCCACACCAAGGCGCTAGTGGAACGCTTCGGCGATGCGGTTGGAATTCATGCTCATAACGATTCTGGCTGCGCAAATGCGAACGCGGTGGTGGCTGTCGAGGCCGGAGCAAGGCAGGTGCAGGTAACCGCCAATGGGTATGGCGAACGAACGGGAAATTCAAACTTATTCACCACCATTGCGAACCTAGAGTTGAAGATGGGATGCAAGACCCTTGCTGACCCTACAAGGCTCGCGGACCTGACTCATCTCTCGCATCGCATTTCGGAGATCACCAATATTTCTCCTTTCGCGCGCGACCCCTACGTGGGGGCTTCAGCGTTCGCTCACAAGGGTGGTCTACACGCTTCGGCAATGAAGGTTGATCCCGCCCTCTACCAGCACGTTAATCCGGAACAGGTCGGTAATAGTAGAAGGATGCTGGTCTCTGAAATGTCTGGACGGGCACTAGTCGAGATGAAGGCTGCCGAACTGGGAATCCCTGCTACGGACCCGACCTTGCTCAGAAAAGTTACGAACGCTGTCAAGGAACGTGAAGCCCGCGGATACACCTACGATGCCGCCGACGCCTCCTTTGCACTTCTCGTGCGGTATTTGCAGGGAAACCTCCCCCACTATTTCGAGGTCGAATCTTGGCATGCGCAGGTGCTGGCACTTGCTCCCAATACCGCTACCCCGGGAGGCAGAACGCGCGCTAAAGCGGAAGTCTCATTGACTGCTGGTGGCGCGCAGGTGATTCGTAGTTGCGCCGGAAATGGCCCGGTAAACGCGCTTGATCATGCTTTTTCGGGGGCACTAGCCCAGTTCTACCCCACGGTGCAAAAGCTAAAACTCATTGACTTTAAGGTCCGCATCTTAGATGAGGACCATGGCTCGGATGCCACCGTACGCGTGTTACTGGAAGCCGCGGGCCCCACGGGAACTTGGACCACTGTTGGTGTGGGTACCGACTTGATCGAAGCCTCGTGGGAAGCCCTAGCAGATTCCTATATTTACGGCCTTCTTGAGGAAGGTATTAGCCCCTTAGAATAG
- a CDS encoding branched-chain amino acid aminotransferase, with protein MATHTPTELEKQGSEPLPAADALAGKFPVHPHPKPADKDEYERIMSTLDFGRDFTDYMAVADWNSQEGWHNYRIEPFGPISLSPAAAVLHYGQEVFEGLKAYRHADGSVWTFRPRYNAARFNASARRLALPELPVEDFVRAVVDLVRADKRWVPQAEGTSLYLRPFMIATEAFLGVHSANNVTFYLIASPSGSYFKGGAEGVSIWVDRKYHRAGPGGTGMAKCGGNYAASLLPQNLAAKKGYAQVCFLDTTQTYLEELGGMNVFVVRADGTVATPRLSGVILEGNTRSAICRLLREGGTEVREEDIALSRLLEDIKSGAVTEVFACGTAAVVTPITKLGSDDFEVELPVGAKTVALRKQLTDIQNGLSEDPYNWTYKISD; from the coding sequence ATGGCCACACATACTCCCACAGAGCTGGAAAAACAAGGATCCGAACCACTACCCGCAGCCGATGCGTTAGCTGGTAAGTTCCCAGTCCATCCACATCCGAAACCTGCTGACAAAGACGAATACGAGCGCATCATGTCCACGCTCGACTTCGGCCGAGATTTCACCGACTACATGGCTGTAGCAGATTGGAATAGTCAAGAAGGCTGGCACAATTACCGGATCGAGCCATTCGGGCCTATCTCGCTGTCACCGGCTGCGGCCGTACTGCACTACGGGCAAGAAGTATTTGAAGGATTGAAGGCATACCGCCACGCAGACGGGTCGGTATGGACCTTCAGGCCGCGCTACAACGCGGCCCGCTTTAACGCTTCCGCCCGCCGCCTCGCCTTGCCCGAACTGCCTGTGGAAGACTTCGTGCGCGCAGTCGTCGACCTCGTGCGTGCTGACAAACGGTGGGTGCCACAGGCCGAAGGTACTTCGCTGTACCTGCGTCCCTTTATGATCGCCACAGAAGCATTCCTGGGAGTGCACTCGGCGAATAATGTGACCTTCTATCTGATAGCTTCGCCCTCGGGAAGTTACTTCAAAGGTGGGGCAGAAGGCGTGAGTATTTGGGTAGACCGCAAATACCACAGGGCAGGCCCCGGCGGCACGGGAATGGCCAAGTGCGGAGGCAACTACGCCGCATCTCTACTGCCGCAAAATCTAGCGGCTAAAAAAGGTTACGCGCAGGTATGCTTCCTGGATACGACGCAGACCTACTTGGAAGAGCTCGGCGGAATGAACGTCTTCGTGGTGCGTGCCGACGGAACTGTTGCTACCCCCAGGCTGAGCGGCGTGATCTTAGAGGGAAACACCAGGAGCGCAATCTGCCGACTGCTCCGAGAGGGAGGCACAGAAGTCCGCGAAGAAGACATAGCGCTAAGCAGGCTTCTGGAGGACATCAAGAGCGGGGCGGTAACCGAGGTATTCGCCTGCGGCACCGCAGCCGTAGTCACCCCCATCACAAAACTAGGGAGTGACGACTTCGAAGTTGAACTACCGGTTGGTGCCAAGACGGTCGCCCTGCGCAAGCAACTCACAGACATCCAGAACGGGCTCAGCGAAGACCCATACAACTGGACCTACAAGATCTCTGACTAG
- the ilvD gene encoding dihydroxy-acid dehydratase, producing MAYPLRSRTSTHGRNMAGARSLWRATGMTDEDFGKPIIAIANSFTQFVPGHVHLKDMGQLVAKSVAAAGGVAKEFNTIAIDDGIAMGHTGMLYSLPSRELIADSVEFMVNAHCADALVCISNCDKITPGMLLAAMRLNIPTIFVSGGPMEAGKNIPPEAIVGTTHTGKGSLITVMAATADDVLDDDTLLRVEKLACPTCGSCSGMFTANSMNCLTEALGLSLPGNGSTLATHAFRKTLFEKAGNLIVELANRYYEGEDESVLPRSIASRDAFFNAMSLDMAMGGSSNTVLHLLAVAREAGTDFDLEDIATLGRTVPCLAKVAPNHVDYHMEDVHRAGGVPAILGELDRAGLLRHTVHTVHSDSLDSWLRKWDVRGADASEEAKELFSAAPGGVRTTVPFSTTNQWKQLDTDSENGCIRAVTNAYTKNGGLTVLRGNLAPEGAIVKAAGIDPELFHFEGEAIVMESQEEAIQKILDKTVHAGHVVVIRYEGPSGGPGMQEMLYPTSFLKGRGLGKKCALITDGRFSGGTSGISIGHISPEAADGGLIGLIEDGDRIVIDVNTEELTLKVDEEELERRRQKMEQREKPWTPLARDRKISAALQLYAATASSASQGASRDISRVL from the coding sequence ATGGCATACCCACTTCGTTCGCGAACTTCCACGCACGGTCGGAATATGGCAGGAGCTCGTTCGCTATGGCGAGCAACAGGCATGACGGACGAAGATTTTGGAAAACCGATTATTGCCATCGCAAATTCCTTTACGCAGTTTGTTCCCGGACACGTTCATCTAAAAGATATGGGCCAGTTGGTAGCAAAATCCGTGGCAGCCGCTGGGGGAGTAGCAAAGGAATTTAATACGATCGCGATCGACGATGGTATTGCCATGGGTCATACCGGAATGCTGTACTCGCTCCCGTCGCGCGAATTGATCGCTGATTCTGTCGAATTCATGGTTAATGCGCACTGTGCAGATGCCCTAGTTTGTATCTCGAATTGCGACAAAATAACGCCGGGAATGCTGCTAGCTGCGATGCGACTGAACATTCCCACAATCTTTGTCTCTGGTGGGCCAATGGAAGCGGGGAAGAACATTCCTCCCGAAGCGATTGTAGGGACAACCCACACCGGTAAAGGCAGCTTGATCACTGTAATGGCTGCTACCGCAGACGACGTGCTTGACGATGACACCCTGCTGCGGGTTGAAAAGCTTGCCTGTCCTACCTGCGGGTCATGTTCCGGAATGTTTACTGCCAATTCCATGAACTGTCTGACGGAGGCACTGGGGCTGTCTCTGCCTGGAAATGGCTCCACACTAGCTACCCACGCCTTTAGGAAAACTCTGTTTGAAAAGGCCGGAAACCTCATTGTGGAATTGGCAAACCGCTACTACGAGGGCGAGGACGAATCCGTGTTGCCGCGTTCTATCGCCTCCAGAGATGCGTTCTTCAACGCGATGAGCTTGGACATGGCTATGGGCGGTTCTTCGAACACTGTCTTGCACCTGTTGGCTGTAGCCCGAGAGGCGGGCACAGACTTCGACCTCGAGGACATTGCAACGCTGGGTAGGACAGTACCGTGTCTGGCAAAGGTGGCTCCGAACCACGTTGACTACCACATGGAGGACGTGCACCGGGCAGGAGGCGTCCCGGCAATCTTGGGAGAACTAGACCGGGCGGGGCTACTGCGCCATACCGTTCACACTGTCCATTCCGACAGCTTGGATTCATGGCTGCGGAAGTGGGATGTGCGCGGCGCAGACGCCAGCGAGGAAGCAAAAGAACTATTCAGTGCCGCTCCCGGCGGAGTGCGCACCACCGTTCCTTTCTCGACCACCAATCAGTGGAAACAGTTGGACACCGATTCTGAAAATGGATGCATCAGAGCAGTCACAAACGCCTACACGAAGAATGGTGGGCTGACAGTGCTCCGAGGCAACCTCGCGCCAGAAGGGGCGATCGTGAAGGCTGCCGGCATTGATCCGGAACTCTTCCATTTCGAAGGGGAAGCCATCGTAATGGAGTCTCAAGAGGAAGCCATCCAAAAGATCCTAGACAAAACAGTACATGCCGGCCACGTCGTAGTAATACGCTACGAAGGCCCCTCAGGAGGCCCCGGAATGCAAGAAATGTTGTATCCGACCTCGTTCCTGAAAGGACGCGGGCTGGGCAAGAAGTGCGCGCTGATCACTGACGGGCGCTTCTCGGGCGGAACCTCAGGGATTTCCATCGGGCACATCTCGCCGGAAGCAGCCGATGGCGGACTTATTGGCCTGATCGAGGACGGCGACCGCATCGTGATCGACGTGAACACGGAAGAGCTAACCCTGAAAGTAGACGAAGAAGAGCTGGAACGCAGACGGCAAAAAATGGAGCAGCGAGAAAAACCATGGACGCCGCTAGCCCGCGACCGGAAAATATCGGCCGCACTTCAGCTATACGCTGCAACCGCCAGCTCAGCATCACAGGGGGCGAGCCGCGACATCTCGAGGGTGCTATAA
- a CDS encoding aspartate:alanine exchanger family transporter has protein sequence MASVFEYLAGNGVLLLFILVGVGMIFGHIKIRGIGMGSAAVLFVAIGLSAWANAYGVELKVDHLLGIFGLALFAFAIGINSGPNFFAGLKKSLGPIVTYVVVIGLAAVIAYLVGVHIFHMDIALIAGTFAGALTNTPALSAAGVASGNEGLATVGYSIAYIFGVVGMLGFAGAALAYRSSDKDTPSPVANRTIRVERDDEPQVADILAKYGDRITFSRLKRSEASTIVRPSSSDRLRRGDLVTVVGPVDLVNNIIDSLGHGSSHSLIEDRTHLDFRRITLSDSKIAGLTVDELEMPRRFSATISRVRRGDVDMIGEPNLVLQQGDRVRVVAPVSKMKEITKFFGDSSRGLTDINPIALGLGMALGVLLGELPIFTPTGEEFSIGSAAGTLVVGLVMGKIGRVGKFVTTMPFTTCQVLSELGLLIFLAQAGTNAGGQIAGAFTGGHWWKIMVLGAVITSFVGFALYASMRWGWKMGGTRLSGYLGGAQTQPAILGFANSRTGMDPRVALGYAMIYPMAMIGKILAAQLLGGM, from the coding sequence GTGGCTTCCGTATTTGAATATTTGGCCGGCAATGGAGTCTTGTTACTCTTCATCCTCGTTGGCGTAGGAATGATCTTTGGACACATTAAGATCCGGGGCATAGGGATGGGCTCCGCTGCCGTACTCTTCGTGGCTATTGGCCTGTCTGCATGGGCGAATGCTTACGGAGTAGAGCTCAAAGTGGATCACCTACTCGGGATTTTTGGGCTAGCACTATTCGCATTCGCAATCGGCATCAACTCTGGACCGAATTTCTTTGCAGGCCTCAAGAAATCGTTAGGACCAATCGTTACCTACGTTGTCGTCATCGGGCTCGCGGCAGTCATCGCTTACCTTGTAGGTGTCCATATATTCCACATGGATATCGCCCTGATTGCCGGCACCTTCGCCGGTGCCCTAACAAATACACCGGCACTTTCGGCAGCAGGGGTTGCCTCGGGCAACGAGGGGCTGGCTACCGTTGGCTACTCTATTGCTTATATCTTTGGGGTGGTAGGAATGCTCGGCTTCGCCGGTGCAGCATTGGCCTACAGGTCCTCTGACAAGGACACTCCCTCCCCAGTCGCGAACCGGACAATTCGTGTCGAGCGAGACGATGAGCCACAGGTGGCAGACATTCTTGCCAAGTACGGCGACAGAATAACGTTTTCTCGACTAAAGCGCAGCGAGGCTTCCACTATCGTCCGTCCGTCCTCGTCGGATCGGCTTAGGCGCGGCGATCTAGTCACCGTCGTTGGCCCAGTAGATTTGGTAAACAATATAATAGATTCACTTGGGCACGGCTCCTCGCATTCCCTAATCGAAGACCGCACGCATCTAGATTTCCGCAGAATTACTCTCTCTGATTCAAAGATTGCAGGTCTTACTGTGGACGAGCTCGAGATGCCTCGACGGTTCTCTGCCACCATCTCGCGAGTCCGCCGTGGTGACGTCGACATGATTGGTGAACCCAATCTAGTCTTGCAGCAAGGCGACCGAGTCCGCGTTGTTGCTCCCGTTTCTAAGATGAAAGAGATCACTAAGTTCTTCGGCGATTCATCCCGAGGTCTCACCGACATCAATCCGATCGCTTTGGGGCTGGGTATGGCTCTTGGGGTACTTCTTGGTGAGCTGCCAATCTTCACCCCTACCGGAGAAGAATTCTCTATCGGTTCAGCTGCGGGAACACTCGTTGTTGGCTTGGTTATGGGCAAGATTGGCCGCGTTGGCAAATTTGTAACCACCATGCCGTTTACCACCTGCCAAGTACTTTCGGAACTAGGCTTGCTAATCTTCCTTGCTCAGGCTGGCACTAACGCAGGCGGCCAAATAGCGGGTGCTTTTACCGGAGGACACTGGTGGAAGATCATGGTACTAGGGGCCGTCATCACATCGTTTGTAGGCTTTGCCCTCTACGCCAGTATGCGATGGGGATGGAAGATGGGCGGCACTCGCCTATCGGGTTACCTAGGTGGCGCGCAGACCCAGCCAGCAATCCTTGGCTTTGCCAATTCCCGCACAGGAATGGATCCGCGCGTTGCACTGGGCTACGCCATGATTTATCCGATGGCAATGATCGGCAAGATTCTTGCCGCCCAACTATTGGGCGGTATGTAA
- a CDS encoding YggS family pyridoxal phosphate-dependent enzyme, whose protein sequence is MSETKLTVEDLKKSISTIRRRIDDAAEKAGRNGSEVDLELAIKTQTPATCAAAAVALHELSLPVLLGQNKVQEAQATFDAISATMVESKVNMIGNLQSNKLNNALGCVTGIETIDRGKLINKISERVRPGGRFADRFPEGFDVWVQVNTSGEETKSGCKPEEAVELAYAAAAAEGLNLRGFMTIGAHTSEEAKIVASFEALREIRDTVLASGEEGTAQAKDLSMGMTQDLEIAVAHGATRVRVGTAVFGKRD, encoded by the coding sequence ATGTCTGAGACAAAGCTAACTGTGGAAGATCTAAAGAAGTCTATTTCGACGATCAGGCGGCGGATTGATGACGCTGCTGAAAAGGCGGGCCGAAACGGCTCCGAGGTAGATCTAGAACTAGCCATAAAAACGCAGACTCCGGCAACTTGCGCAGCAGCCGCAGTAGCCCTGCACGAACTGTCACTGCCCGTATTGCTCGGGCAAAATAAGGTGCAAGAGGCACAGGCTACTTTTGATGCCATTAGCGCCACGATGGTCGAATCAAAGGTGAACATGATTGGCAACCTGCAATCGAACAAGTTGAATAACGCCCTGGGTTGCGTCACCGGTATCGAAACCATCGATCGGGGCAAACTAATCAATAAGATTTCCGAACGGGTCCGACCAGGCGGACGCTTTGCTGATAGGTTCCCCGAGGGATTCGACGTGTGGGTACAGGTAAATACCTCCGGCGAGGAAACCAAGTCCGGGTGTAAGCCTGAAGAGGCCGTCGAGCTGGCGTACGCTGCCGCAGCTGCTGAAGGGCTAAACCTGCGCGGCTTCATGACGATCGGGGCTCATACAAGCGAGGAAGCGAAGATTGTTGCGTCCTTCGAGGCTTTGCGCGAAATTCGCGACACCGTCCTCGCCTCCGGTGAAGAAGGCACCGCGCAAGCAAAAGATCTGTCTATGGGAATGACGCAGGATCTTGAAATTGCCGTGGCACACGGAGCCACACGGGTGCGCGTCGGCACAGCAGTCTTCGGCAAGCGAGACTAG
- a CDS encoding DEAD/DEAH box helicase: MKPALNLLLDDLEDSGKIADPTAVIEAFAAWAKEGGRELYPHQLDAALAIAAGEHVIAATPTGSGKSMIALAAHMVALSRGERSYYTAPLKALVSEKFFDLAGLFGTENVGMVTGDVSLNADAPIICCTAEILANQALADGAETDCGIAIMDEFHFYGDHQRGWAWQVPLLEMTKTQMVLMSATLGNIDFFKEDLYNRTSRTVSVIDNAKRPVPLEFNYTYEETSELIERLMKQGRWPIYLVHFAQRDAIERASALAATSKVSRSQRDKVAEAIKGFSFGGGFGKTLKTLLRAGIGVHHAGMLPRYRRLVERLTQEGLLVAICGTDTLGVGINVPIRTVVLASLTKFDGRRSRHLSAREFHQIAGRAGRAGFDTIGFVEVQAPEHEIENAKIKARAQAVVNGKKTGGRAKLKQAPEGFVSWTEATFERLTQAQPEALSSQFTMTHSMVLNVLSGNRDAASHLVCLARNNHDKPRERNRHLRTLGQIYSSLRTAEVVAWEEGKLVLQRELPESFALNQALSPFALAAVELLDPDSPTYALDVVSVVESILEDPRPLLFAQRRLARDQAMAAMKAEGLDYDQRMDALDEISWPTPLAEELHGAFSTFRQTNPWVAGNEPSPKSVVREMVENADTFSSLISRYDLARSEGVILRYLSDAYRSLHQIVPQDARNEEFDAIVTWLGDLVRAVDSSLLAEWEMMGNQAVSAQPETVGTEVAFGADENGNVAFSANKHAFTTAIRKELFRRVELMAREDVDGLLDLQDPGWDEDRWNNVLDRYYNEYDWIGTDQDARSAGLFKVISAPTEADLATIGIDLDSPLAGRALEGRIWLARQTILDPEGDLPWRIWALADLDASDEAALAGKRRAVVHTISVSAD; this comes from the coding sequence ATGAAACCCGCGCTAAACCTACTGCTCGACGATCTAGAAGACAGCGGCAAGATCGCAGATCCCACCGCCGTCATTGAAGCCTTTGCCGCCTGGGCGAAGGAGGGCGGACGCGAACTTTACCCGCACCAGCTCGACGCCGCCCTCGCCATCGCAGCTGGGGAGCACGTAATTGCCGCAACGCCTACTGGCTCGGGCAAGTCCATGATCGCCCTAGCAGCACACATGGTGGCACTGTCCAGAGGCGAACGCAGCTACTACACCGCTCCCCTGAAAGCGTTAGTCTCCGAAAAATTCTTCGATCTGGCCGGACTTTTCGGTACCGAGAACGTGGGAATGGTAACCGGTGACGTGTCCCTAAACGCGGATGCGCCCATAATCTGCTGCACCGCCGAAATCCTTGCCAACCAGGCCCTGGCAGACGGTGCCGAGACCGACTGCGGCATAGCCATTATGGATGAATTCCACTTCTACGGCGATCACCAGCGCGGGTGGGCCTGGCAAGTGCCACTACTCGAAATGACAAAAACCCAGATGGTGCTGATGTCAGCCACGCTAGGCAACATCGACTTCTTCAAAGAAGACCTATACAACCGCACCTCTCGCACCGTCTCAGTAATCGACAATGCCAAACGCCCTGTCCCCCTGGAATTCAACTACACGTACGAAGAAACCTCAGAGTTGATCGAAAGGCTGATGAAACAGGGCCGCTGGCCAATCTACCTGGTACATTTTGCCCAGCGCGACGCCATCGAGAGAGCGAGTGCTCTAGCGGCGACCTCGAAAGTCTCGCGCAGCCAAAGGGACAAGGTTGCCGAAGCTATCAAAGGCTTTTCCTTCGGCGGCGGGTTCGGCAAGACCCTGAAAACGCTACTTCGCGCCGGGATCGGCGTCCATCACGCCGGGATGTTGCCCCGATACCGCCGCCTAGTAGAGCGGCTCACCCAAGAGGGACTTCTAGTTGCTATATGCGGTACAGACACACTAGGAGTCGGCATCAACGTTCCCATCCGCACCGTAGTACTAGCCTCCCTAACCAAGTTCGACGGCAGACGCTCCCGCCACCTTTCGGCCCGCGAATTCCACCAGATCGCTGGCAGGGCAGGCAGAGCCGGATTCGACACCATTGGCTTTGTAGAAGTGCAAGCCCCCGAACACGAAATTGAAAACGCCAAAATCAAAGCGCGCGCGCAGGCGGTAGTAAATGGCAAAAAGACGGGCGGACGAGCCAAGTTGAAGCAGGCCCCAGAAGGCTTCGTCTCCTGGACCGAGGCTACCTTCGAGCGACTAACTCAGGCACAGCCGGAAGCCCTCTCCTCGCAGTTCACAATGACTCACTCCATGGTGCTAAACGTGCTGTCGGGCAACCGCGATGCGGCCTCTCACCTAGTGTGTCTGGCTCGCAACAACCACGACAAACCCCGCGAGCGCAACCGTCATCTGCGCACTCTCGGGCAAATCTATTCCTCACTTCGCACCGCCGAAGTCGTGGCGTGGGAAGAAGGAAAGCTCGTGCTACAGCGCGAACTGCCAGAATCCTTCGCACTAAACCAGGCACTGTCACCTTTTGCCCTAGCCGCAGTAGAACTGCTAGATCCGGATTCGCCGACCTACGCCCTCGACGTTGTTTCGGTCGTCGAATCGATTCTGGAAGATCCGCGCCCCCTCCTCTTCGCCCAAAGGCGACTTGCACGCGATCAGGCCATGGCAGCGATGAAAGCAGAGGGCCTGGACTACGATCAGCGGATGGACGCCCTCGATGAAATATCCTGGCCCACCCCGCTTGCAGAAGAGCTACATGGCGCTTTCTCGACCTTCCGCCAAACCAACCCCTGGGTGGCAGGAAATGAACCGTCTCCCAAATCTGTAGTCCGCGAAATGGTCGAAAACGCTGACACTTTCTCCTCACTCATCTCTCGCTACGATCTGGCTCGTTCCGAGGGCGTGATCCTGCGATATCTGTCCGACGCCTATCGCTCGCTGCACCAGATCGTTCCGCAGGATGCCCGAAACGAAGAGTTCGACGCTATTGTCACCTGGCTAGGAGACCTGGTTAGAGCGGTCGATTCCTCGTTGCTGGCTGAATGGGAGATGATGGGCAACCAGGCCGTGTCTGCCCAGCCCGAAACAGTAGGTACCGAAGTTGCTTTCGGGGCAGACGAGAACGGCAATGTTGCTTTTTCTGCCAACAAACATGCCTTCACCACCGCGATTCGCAAAGAGCTCTTCAGACGCGTTGAGTTGATGGCACGAGAGGACGTCGACGGCCTCCTGGATTTGCAGGATCCAGGGTGGGATGAAGACCGGTGGAATAACGTTTTAGATCGTTACTACAACGAGTACGACTGGATTGGCACCGATCAGGATGCTCGTTCGGCTGGACTATTCAAAGTCATCTCCGCCCCCACCGAGGCTGACCTAGCAACAATTGGGATAGATCTGGACTCCCCTCTAGCAGGACGGGCATTGGAAGGACGCATCTGGCTGGCGCGGCAAACCATTTTGGATCCCGAGGGCGACCTACCGTGGCGGATTTGGGCCCTTGCTGATCTCGATGCCTCTGATGAGGCCGCATTAGCCGGTAAGCGGCGGGCCGTGGTGCACACTATTTCCGTGAGCGCCGACTGA